GGTTATAAAGTAATGGGCTGGATGGCTGATGCTAACGGAAATATCGATACTAATCAACCAACTACAAATATTCAAGTTCCTGTAGGTTCTAGTATGGCGGCGCAAAAGACTACTGATATGACTTTTGTGAACAACCTTTCTTCCGAAGCTCCTATTGGCGCAGGTTCGCGAGTGCCAGTATCGGTTAATGCATATGATGCGCAGGGAAATGCTCATAAGGTAAGCGGCTATTTTCAAAAATCAGCAAACAATGAATGGAAGTTCACAGTAATAAGTCCTGCCGATAGTGGAGCTGTAGTTGCAGCTGATGAATCAGATGAATCAGTAATTGCCTTTGATGCCGCAACAGGCAATTATACTGCAACAGGAACAGTAATAAAAAGCATACTTATAACACCCACTGGCAGTGCTCCTGCTTTTACGGTAGTACCGGATTTCTCCGCACTAACACAGTTTGGTGGAGAATCTACAGTGCAGGCAGATTCAAATGGATATGCATCTGGCACTCTAGAAAGTAAAACTATCGACACCGATGGCATTATTACTGGTCGTTTCAGCAATGGTCAAAGCATGGCGCTTGGCAGAGTAGCTCTGGCAACCTTCAATAACCCATCAGGTCTAAATAAAGTCGGGGATAATATGTACACCCAGTCAAATAACTCGGGTACGGCTCAAATAGGGCCGGCTAACACTGGCGGGCGTGGCAAGTTCAATCCAGGATCGCTTGAAATGTCTAATGTTGATTTGGCCCAAGAGTTTAGTAATATGATTATTACGCAACGGGGTTTTCAGGCCAATTCCAAGATTATTTCGGTTTCCGATGAAATGCTGCAGGAACTTGCTAATCTCAAACGCTAGTTAATCGAAATAGGGGGGATGTAAAGTCCCCCCTATAATAAAATATTACGGAGGCCTATTTATGATTAAAGTTAGCCGTTTAAAATCACGTGATAATGAATTTGTGCTCAACGCCGAACTTATCGAGACCATTGAGCAGACGCCAGACACAGTAATTACATTAACCACCGGCAAAAAACTTATTGTTGAGGAATCTGCTGAAGAAATTGTTCGTAAGGTTATGGATTATCGGCGGGCAATATTTCGGAACTTTCGCTAACTGAGTATCTTAGCCGCGTACACGCGGGACATAGCAGCGAGCAAAAGGCGCAAGAACTTAAATTATTGATGTGTAAGTGGTGGAGGTGGCTTTGGTGGCCGAAGGTGAGAAGAAGTTTCCAATGATGATGATTGTGGGCATGGTTGTATTTGGCCTGCTATTAGCAGGTGGAATATCCTATTTTATTGCAACCAAAATTGTTTCTGACAAAACAGCCGATATAGCGACAGCGCAGCGTGAGCCTGGCGTATTTATGAAAATAGGCGAAAAAGACG
This window of the Veillonellaceae bacterium genome carries:
- a CDS encoding flagellar hook-basal body complex protein; the protein is GYKVMGWMADANGNIDTNQPTTNIQVPVGSSMAAQKTTDMTFVNNLSSEAPIGAGSRVPVSVNAYDAQGNAHKVSGYFQKSANNEWKFTVISPADSGAVVAADESDESVIAFDAATGNYTATGTVIKSILITPTGSAPAFTVVPDFSALTQFGGESTVQADSNGYASGTLESKTIDTDGIITGRFSNGQSMALGRVALATFNNPSGLNKVGDNMYTQSNNSGTAQIGPANTGGRGKFNPGSLEMSNVDLAQEFSNMIITQRGFQANSKIISVSDEMLQELANLKR
- a CDS encoding flagellar FlbD family protein codes for the protein MIKVSRLKSRDNEFVLNAELIETIEQTPDTVITLTTGKKLIVEESAEEIVRKVMDYRRAIFRNFR